One Candidatus Bathyarchaeota archaeon DNA window includes the following coding sequences:
- a CDS encoding DNA primase small subunit PriS, producing MIEQDLGSVEYVSNQFGKFYSTGAQCVDAPPEIKHREFGFLSFRGRTMFRHIGFEVIEELRGYLRNYSPAHSYFSAAYYNKPRASMVEKGWIGADLIFDIDADHFVLSCQKIHDRWTCKACGEAGKGHPPERCPGCGKATYFLENWICGNCLDAAKYEAQKLIDMLIQDFGFQPSELSVNFSGNRGYHVHVRSPVAKELDQLARREVVDYILGIGIEAQYQGLTPRHAGGGSMLERGGWRGRTIRALYDFIGKSTPDEIKALRLSRKTTRDLVVEKDKILSSLMNQHPSRIVRYIDKKSMGNLLNIAVEEQASAIDTVVTTDLKRLIRLPNTLHGKTGWLTQNVTIEDLPDYDPLTKAVAFQEGHKKIYIKHAPEISLQGESYGPFKEETQELPMAVAMFFLCRKSARVVN from the coding sequence ATGATCGAGCAGGACTTGGGAAGCGTAGAGTACGTCTCGAATCAGTTCGGTAAATTTTATTCTACCGGAGCTCAGTGCGTGGATGCTCCCCCAGAGATCAAGCATCGTGAGTTCGGGTTTCTCTCATTCAGGGGAAGGACCATGTTCCGCCACATCGGTTTCGAGGTCATCGAGGAGCTCAGGGGATATCTGAGGAACTACTCCCCTGCCCACTCTTACTTCTCGGCAGCTTATTACAATAAACCCCGGGCCTCAATGGTGGAAAAGGGCTGGATTGGGGCGGACCTTATTTTTGACATAGACGCAGACCACTTTGTTCTCTCCTGCCAGAAGATCCATGACCGCTGGACCTGTAAGGCCTGCGGAGAGGCAGGGAAGGGGCATCCCCCGGAACGTTGCCCGGGTTGTGGTAAAGCAACCTATTTCCTAGAGAATTGGATATGCGGGAACTGCCTTGACGCAGCGAAGTACGAGGCCCAGAAGCTCATAGATATGCTGATCCAGGATTTTGGCTTCCAGCCCTCCGAGCTCTCGGTTAACTTTTCGGGGAATCGGGGGTACCATGTCCATGTGAGGAGCCCGGTGGCAAAGGAACTCGATCAGCTGGCAAGGCGGGAGGTGGTGGATTACATCCTAGGGATAGGGATAGAGGCCCAATATCAAGGCCTTACCCCGAGGCATGCGGGGGGCGGATCCATGCTGGAGCGCGGTGGCTGGAGGGGAAGAACCATCAGGGCCCTTTACGATTTCATCGGAAAGTCGACCCCTGATGAGATTAAAGCGCTGAGATTGAGCAGGAAAACCACCCGGGATCTGGTCGTGGAGAAAGACAAGATCCTCTCTTCTTTGATGAATCAGCATCCCAGCCGCATCGTACGATATATTGACAAAAAGTCCATGGGAAATCTGCTGAATATAGCAGTGGAAGAGCAGGCTTCGGCGATCGATACCGTGGTGACCACTGATCTCAAAAGATTGATACGGCTTCCCAATACTCTCCATGGTAAGACGGGATGGCTCACCCAGAACGTCACCATCGAGGACCTCCCGGATTATGATCCTCTTACCAAAGCTGTTGCATTCCAAGAGGGGCATAAGAAGATCTACATTAAACATGCCCCCGAGATCAGTCTCCAGGGGGAGAGCTATGGGCCCTTCAAAGAGGAGACCCAAGAGCTTCCCATGGCGGTCGCGATGTTTTTCCTGTGCAGAAAGTCGGCGAGGGTTGTGAACTGA
- a CDS encoding DNA primase large subunit PriL, with protein MISEREAAKYPFLHNAVTLVHAIDLTLEDLMDPGHAKVLDRAEKRVAQAIINGETTSELEDTIMELLSFPVGNMFVTALGEEFLFRRYALSEAVRAQGLLKDETEERLAKIARLEFGWTLRLVDERLDGRVYKFELLFSDYLRNAAVFREPKWKIVNRLMKGGYVLLTRREASRLLQEEIQGRIKNLVSKRGQISLPGPLGAKVEILKKIFEENRMRLMGGDLPPKLVNEAFPPCIRHAYEGLMVGKRLSHMERFGLTSFLINVGMDIDEIVSLFMSVTDFDEEFTRYQIEHIAGLRGGRTKYTPPTCSTFKTHSVCINPERLCQHTKHPLHFYRIKVRDIQRKQSLESADLALVDN; from the coding sequence GTGATCTCCGAGAGGGAGGCTGCTAAATACCCTTTCCTCCACAACGCTGTTACACTCGTTCATGCCATAGACCTAACCTTAGAGGATCTTATGGATCCAGGACACGCAAAAGTCCTGGACCGGGCCGAGAAGCGAGTCGCTCAGGCCATAATAAACGGTGAGACTACCTCCGAGCTAGAAGACACTATCATGGAGCTGTTATCTTTTCCTGTAGGCAACATGTTCGTTACCGCCTTGGGAGAGGAATTCCTCTTCAGAAGATATGCCCTCTCGGAGGCGGTGAGGGCTCAAGGACTCCTGAAAGACGAGACGGAGGAGCGATTGGCTAAGATCGCAAGACTCGAATTCGGTTGGACCCTCAGACTTGTTGACGAGAGGCTTGACGGACGTGTGTATAAGTTTGAGTTGCTTTTTAGTGATTACCTGAGGAATGCTGCGGTTTTCAGAGAGCCCAAGTGGAAGATCGTGAACCGGCTTATGAAGGGAGGTTACGTTCTTCTAACAAGGAGGGAGGCAAGCAGGCTATTACAGGAAGAGATCCAAGGGCGAATCAAAAATCTGGTTTCAAAACGCGGCCAGATATCTCTCCCCGGTCCCCTTGGGGCTAAAGTGGAGATCCTCAAGAAGATTTTCGAGGAGAATAGGATGAGACTAATGGGGGGTGATCTTCCCCCGAAACTCGTGAACGAAGCTTTTCCCCCATGCATTCGGCATGCGTACGAGGGACTTATGGTGGGAAAGAGGCTCAGCCATATGGAGCGGTTCGGCCTTACGTCTTTCCTGATCAATGTGGGGATGGATATTGACGAGATCGTGAGTCTCTTTATGTCCGTTACAGATTTCGATGAGGAGTTTACTCGGTACCAGATAGAGCACATAGCCGGGCTCAGGGGGGGTCGGACCAAATATACGCCGCCCACATGTTCCACATTCAAGACCCACAGCGTTTGCATTAACCCTGAGAGGCTCTGTCAGCACACCAAGCATCCTTTACACTTTTACAGAATAAAGGTGAGGGACATCCAGAGAAAACAAAGTCTGGAAAGTGCGGACTTAGCGCTCGTGGATAATTAA
- the pcn gene encoding proliferating cell nuclear antigen (pcna): protein MFEVELSRIDTFRNLVKALSVIVDEGTFNIDGAKMKLLAMDPSHVAMVDFELPSEFFDKYICEGENRLTLNIGEFLKFIDRVDKDENVRIRLDEPNARLNIHCKRGGHTRRFSMPILEPLDDEVPQPKIFFKASARILTQSLRRAIRDSTLVSEHVKMEVASDIFKVNATGDMGSAHSEWAKDSDELLEIKMEEAASATFTLSYLQDIVNAVTASSEVANLEISTDMPIKMDFELPQGHLLYYLAPCIGV from the coding sequence TTGTTTGAAGTAGAATTATCACGAATCGACACCTTCCGAAACCTGGTAAAAGCATTATCGGTCATCGTCGACGAGGGAACTTTCAATATAGACGGGGCCAAGATGAAGCTACTAGCTATGGACCCGAGCCACGTAGCCATGGTAGACTTTGAGCTCCCTAGTGAGTTCTTTGACAAATACATCTGTGAGGGGGAGAATAGGCTCACCCTGAACATCGGTGAGTTCCTCAAGTTCATTGACAGAGTAGATAAGGACGAGAATGTTCGGATTAGACTAGATGAGCCCAACGCTAGGCTGAACATTCACTGTAAGAGGGGTGGACACACCCGCAGGTTCTCTATGCCAATCCTAGAGCCCCTAGACGACGAGGTACCTCAGCCCAAGATTTTCTTCAAGGCTTCAGCGCGAATCCTAACTCAGAGCCTCCGGAGGGCCATCAGGGACTCTACCCTGGTAAGTGAACATGTTAAGATGGAGGTCGCGAGCGACATCTTCAAAGTGAACGCCACTGGGGATATGGGGAGCGCTCATAGCGAGTGGGCGAAGGATTCTGACGAACTTTTAGAGATCAAAATGGAGGAGGCCGCGAGCGCCACTTTCACGTTAAGCTACCTCCAGGACATCGTTAACGCAGTCACGGCATCCAGCGAGGTCGCCAACCTGGAGATCTCTACAGATATGCCCATTAAGATGGATTTCGAGCTCCCCCAAGGACATCTGTTATACTATTTGGCGCCCTGTATCGGCGTCTAA
- a CDS encoding transcription factor S, translated as MVKFCSECETMLVLDVNQKMYVCKKCGAEEQIEAERSIPRENKGQEKIIMIGTKEKNLNVLPQTKIKCQKCDNASAFWWMVQTRGIDESATQFFRCTKCSHTWRSYA; from the coding sequence TTGGTAAAATTCTGTTCAGAGTGTGAAACGATGCTTGTACTCGACGTTAATCAAAAGATGTATGTCTGTAAAAAGTGCGGGGCAGAAGAGCAGATTGAGGCCGAGAGATCCATCCCCAGAGAAAACAAGGGCCAAGAAAAGATCATCATGATCGGCACGAAGGAGAAGAATCTGAATGTCCTCCCCCAGACCAAGATCAAATGCCAAAAATGTGACAACGCCAGTGCCTTCTGGTGGATGGTTCAAACCCGGGGCATCGACGAGAGCGCCACTCAATTCTTCCGCTGCACCAAATGTTCACATACATGGCGAAGCTATGCCTGA
- a CDS encoding RpoL/Rpb11 RNA polymerase subunit family protein, which yields MKLNKVSVNGKQLQLEFGGEGHTLLNLLQSSLLRIGNVKLAGYSRPHPLMDRSVFYVTLKRGSDFDRVLIRGAKDAKKGLADFLKKFKAEIAKRN from the coding sequence GTGAAGCTCAACAAAGTCAGTGTAAATGGGAAGCAGCTTCAGCTGGAGTTCGGTGGTGAGGGACACACTCTCCTCAACCTACTGCAGAGCTCCCTACTCCGGATCGGTAACGTAAAGTTAGCAGGATACTCCCGTCCCCACCCCTTAATGGACAGGTCCGTATTTTATGTCACGCTGAAGAGGGGGTCGGATTTCGATAGAGTTCTCATCAGGGGCGCCAAAGATGCCAAGAAAGGCCTCGCAGACTTTTTAAAGAAATTTAAGGCAGAGATCGCTAAGAGAAACTAG
- a CDS encoding exosome complex RNA-binding protein Csl4: MAKKMEDKDVFPGAELAVIEVFQKGVGAYQLHGDVRSAELGRAHYDLIDRRVKVEKKTRDLILPLEGSDVMAEVGSVMRRDARVDIFRIDGENIAKPWTGEIHISSVEREFSRDMAMAMKSSDIIKARIINTKNRMILLSVRGPEYGVVFGYCTRCGSILELQQGRLNCLKCDRGERRKIASTYGKEDLV; encoded by the coding sequence ATGGCGAAAAAGATGGAAGATAAGGACGTATTCCCCGGCGCGGAACTAGCGGTGATTGAGGTCTTCCAAAAGGGGGTAGGAGCCTATCAACTGCATGGGGATGTTCGATCCGCTGAGCTCGGGAGGGCCCATTACGACCTCATAGACAGGCGCGTTAAAGTAGAAAAAAAGACAAGGGATCTTATCCTCCCTTTGGAGGGCTCAGACGTTATGGCTGAGGTAGGTTCCGTGATGAGGAGGGACGCCAGGGTGGATATTTTCAGGATAGACGGCGAGAATATAGCCAAGCCGTGGACGGGGGAGATCCACATCAGTAGCGTAGAGAGAGAGTTCTCTAGAGATATGGCTATGGCCATGAAGAGTAGTGATATCATCAAAGCCAGGATAATCAATACCAAGAACAGGATGATCCTGCTCTCGGTCAGGGGCCCTGAGTATGGTGTGGTCTTTGGTTATTGCACTAGGTGCGGTTCCATCTTGGAGCTGCAGCAGGGCCGTCTCAACTGTCTTAAATGTGACCGGGGCGAGAGGAGAAAGATTGCATCCACCTACGGGAAGGAGGATCTCGTGTGA
- the dph2 gene encoding diphthamide biosynthesis enzyme Dph2 — protein sequence MYNLDQDRVAREIKERKATRVLLQVPAGLRPTAFTLAQTLTEETGAEIIISGDSCFGACDLALIPAQTIEADLIVHYGHSLMIKSKTPVLYVEAAYDFDAPALALKALPLIKNWAQVGLTTTVQHVHRLREVADTLQANGLLISIGNGNPTYPGQVLGCDYTAARAIADDIQGYLHIGAGRFHPLGLAATTGKPIATANPYTMETQLLPEREVKVLAMKRMAAIHAARNAQTWGILVSTKPGQCHIPLARRFQRLFTEHGRQASIILLDMITSDALANFTEPQAYVDTACPRIAIDNPPDTTRPTLTPNEVLISLNKKTWEDSWAKGYLETS from the coding sequence ATGTACAACCTAGATCAGGATCGAGTGGCTCGGGAAATTAAGGAACGTAAGGCCACGAGGGTCCTCCTTCAGGTCCCCGCAGGCCTCCGCCCCACCGCCTTCACCCTGGCCCAGACTCTCACCGAGGAGACCGGCGCAGAAATCATAATCAGCGGCGACTCCTGTTTCGGGGCATGCGATCTCGCCCTTATCCCGGCCCAGACCATCGAGGCTGACCTCATAGTACACTATGGTCACAGCCTAATGATCAAATCTAAGACTCCCGTCCTATACGTCGAGGCAGCATACGACTTCGACGCACCCGCCCTCGCCCTGAAAGCCCTTCCCCTCATAAAGAACTGGGCCCAAGTCGGTCTCACCACCACTGTCCAACACGTCCACCGTCTTAGGGAGGTCGCTGATACCCTTCAAGCCAACGGGCTTCTCATATCCATAGGTAACGGCAACCCCACCTACCCCGGTCAGGTCCTAGGATGTGACTATACTGCCGCCCGGGCCATTGCCGATGACATACAGGGATATCTCCATATCGGCGCCGGCAGATTTCACCCACTCGGCCTCGCCGCCACTACCGGGAAACCCATTGCCACTGCAAACCCCTACACCATGGAAACTCAATTGCTCCCTGAGCGGGAGGTAAAAGTCCTCGCCATGAAACGTATGGCAGCCATCCACGCTGCTAGGAATGCTCAGACCTGGGGCATCCTCGTTAGCACCAAGCCTGGACAATGTCACATCCCCCTGGCCAGACGCTTCCAGAGGCTCTTCACAGAGCACGGTAGACAAGCTTCTATCATTCTTCTTGACATGATCACCTCGGACGCCCTCGCCAATTTCACTGAGCCTCAAGCTTATGTTGATACCGCATGCCCCCGCATCGCTATTGATAACCCCCCTGACACCACCCGCCCCACCCTCACTCCAAACGAGGTCCTCATCTCTCTCAACAAGAAAACATGGGAAGACTCCTGGGCCAAAGGCTATCTAGAAACTAGCTAA
- a CDS encoding 50S ribosomal protein L16, whose translation MNASNFRVKKNMSYARREYMGGIPGSKIVKFTMGNPNKEFNYTVELRNLKAGQIRHNALESARIAANRTLEPLGRENFFLKIVPFPHQVLREHKRLNVAQADRFQEGMKKAYGKAVGTAARLKMNKPILIAKVDEENIESARTALKRAKDKFPVPCRIIVKKN comes from the coding sequence ATGAACGCCAGCAACTTCCGCGTCAAGAAGAATATGTCATACGCCCGTCGAGAGTATATGGGTGGCATACCCGGCAGCAAGATCGTAAAGTTCACCATGGGTAATCCTAACAAGGAGTTTAATTATACTGTCGAGCTTCGCAATCTCAAGGCGGGGCAAATCCGCCACAACGCCCTAGAGTCTGCTCGCATCGCGGCCAACCGAACTCTTGAACCACTAGGAAGAGAAAACTTTTTCCTGAAAATAGTGCCCTTCCCTCATCAGGTCCTAAGGGAGCACAAACGCCTTAACGTTGCCCAGGCAGACCGATTTCAGGAAGGCATGAAGAAGGCCTATGGTAAAGCTGTCGGCACTGCGGCTCGGCTCAAGATGAACAAGCCCATCCTCATCGCGAAGGTAGACGAGGAAAACATCGAGAGCGCCAGAACAGCCCTTAAACGGGCTAAGGACAAGTTCCCTGTTCCATGCAGGATAATCGTCAAGAAAAATTAG
- a CDS encoding DUF655 domain-containing protein gives MLRSPKKYEEYAYVLDEFTHGRLGVHRSQFPGREVIQIIGDSFFTLLEAVPHKDTRFPQGERIYVGKKGRTKVEHILGRISYHKLTSEARAELPVILETIIKADELRFIHFFNNSQSLTPRMHAISLIPGIGKRLMWQIIEQRERKPFNGFEDLQGRVNLTDPVKLLGRRIIKELSEEEKYQLFVRSA, from the coding sequence ATGCTAAGATCCCCCAAAAAGTACGAGGAATACGCATACGTTCTCGATGAGTTCACCCACGGCAGGTTAGGGGTACATCGGTCACAGTTTCCAGGGCGGGAAGTGATTCAGATCATCGGAGACTCCTTCTTCACCCTTCTCGAGGCCGTCCCCCACAAGGACACGAGGTTCCCCCAGGGGGAGCGGATCTATGTAGGGAAAAAGGGGCGTACCAAAGTGGAGCACATTCTGGGGCGCATCAGCTACCATAAGCTTACATCGGAGGCGAGGGCTGAGCTCCCCGTCATATTAGAGACGATAATTAAGGCTGACGAGCTTCGATTCATCCATTTCTTCAACAACTCCCAGTCCCTGACCCCCAGGATGCACGCTATATCGCTAATCCCAGGCATCGGGAAGCGGCTTATGTGGCAAATCATAGAGCAGAGGGAGAGGAAACCCTTCAATGGGTTCGAGGACCTCCAGGGCAGGGTGAACCTCACGGACCCTGTGAAGCTGCTTGGTCGCAGGATCATCAAGGAGCTTTCTGAGGAGGAAAAATACCAGCTCTTTGTCCGTTCTGCTTAG
- a CDS encoding 50S ribosomal protein L21e: MPKSRGPRRKSRSVLTKRVREKGKLGLSRLLVEYDLGDKVVINIDPAIQKGMPHKRFQGKVATVVEKRGNAFVLDIPQRKTSKLVIARREHIQRHS; this comes from the coding sequence ATGCCTAAATCACGTGGACCGCGAAGAAAAAGCCGCAGTGTCCTCACCAAGAGGGTGAGGGAAAAAGGTAAGTTAGGCCTCAGCAGGCTCCTTGTTGAGTATGATTTGGGGGATAAGGTGGTTATCAATATAGACCCAGCGATCCAGAAGGGGATGCCCCATAAACGGTTCCAGGGGAAGGTCGCGACGGTGGTGGAAAAGAGGGGAAACGCGTTCGTCCTTGACATCCCTCAGAGGAAGACGTCTAAGCTTGTGATCGCCCGCCGAGAGCATATCCAGAGGCATAGTTGA
- a CDS encoding signal recognition particle protein Srp54 yields the protein MVLEKLGSSLYDALQKVFRAAVVDEDLVKELVRDFQRALLQADVNVQLVMELSQEIQQLALDEKLPPGISRREHVVKTVYDSLTNLVGERPRQFDIRPGRQNIIMLIGIQGSGKTTHAAKLARYFQKRGLKPALICADTFRPGAHDQLQQLAESINVDFYGAPGNHDPIKISGDGVKKFRDYEVVILDTSGRHKEEKSLIVEMQQIVKAVNPQEIVLVLDGTIGQQATVQASAFQKATKVGSIIVSKLDGSARGGGALSSVAATGAPIKFIGIGEKIDDLEAFVPSRFIGRLLGMGDIESLVTKVKEAEVDFSQKDINSILSGKFTLSDMYHQFEAMRSMGPLQKVLSMVPGFSYKLPEAQLEMAEERMDRWKYIIDSMTPGERETPKILNASRVRRIAQGSGTTEKEVRELIKQYNAVRKMFRQLKGRRRMLNRLPFKFG from the coding sequence ATGGTACTGGAGAAGTTGGGCTCGAGCCTTTACGATGCCCTCCAGAAGGTTTTCAGGGCAGCGGTGGTGGATGAAGACCTAGTTAAGGAGCTTGTAAGAGACTTCCAGAGGGCCTTACTCCAGGCTGACGTTAACGTCCAACTCGTTATGGAGTTGAGCCAGGAGATCCAGCAGCTGGCCCTCGACGAAAAGCTGCCTCCCGGCATCAGCCGCCGGGAGCACGTCGTGAAGACGGTCTACGACAGTCTCACAAACTTGGTAGGGGAAAGGCCCCGTCAGTTTGATATCCGTCCCGGCAGGCAGAATATCATCATGCTCATTGGGATCCAGGGTTCCGGGAAGACCACCCATGCCGCCAAGCTGGCCCGCTACTTCCAGAAAAGGGGGCTGAAGCCTGCTCTCATCTGCGCCGACACCTTTAGGCCCGGGGCTCATGACCAGCTCCAGCAGCTCGCCGAATCTATAAACGTGGACTTCTATGGGGCGCCTGGGAACCATGACCCCATCAAGATCTCTGGAGACGGAGTTAAAAAGTTCCGTGATTATGAAGTAGTGATCCTAGATACATCGGGGCGCCATAAGGAGGAAAAGTCCCTTATTGTCGAAATGCAGCAAATCGTCAAAGCCGTTAATCCCCAAGAGATCGTACTAGTTCTGGACGGCACTATTGGGCAGCAGGCGACGGTTCAGGCCTCGGCCTTCCAAAAAGCCACCAAGGTGGGCTCCATCATCGTCTCGAAGCTTGACGGCTCCGCCAGGGGCGGGGGCGCCCTGAGTAGCGTCGCAGCAACAGGGGCCCCCATTAAATTTATCGGCATTGGGGAAAAGATCGATGACTTGGAGGCTTTCGTCCCGAGTCGTTTCATCGGTAGACTATTGGGGATGGGGGATATCGAGAGTCTCGTCACAAAGGTGAAAGAGGCGGAGGTGGATTTTTCTCAGAAGGATATCAACTCTATACTATCCGGAAAGTTCACCCTCTCGGATATGTATCATCAGTTCGAGGCGATGAGGAGCATGGGCCCCCTCCAGAAGGTCCTCAGTATGGTTCCGGGTTTCAGTTATAAGCTTCCGGAGGCTCAACTTGAAATGGCAGAGGAGCGGATGGACAGGTGGAAGTACATCATCGATTCCATGACCCCTGGAGAGCGGGAGACCCCCAAGATCCTTAACGCCTCCCGGGTCAGGAGGATCGCCCAGGGCTCCGGGACCACCGAGAAAGAAGTAAGAGAACTTATAAAGCAGTATAACGCGGTGCGTAAGATGTTCCGGCAGCTAAAGGGTAGACGGAGAATGCTCAATAGGCTGCCCTTCAAGTTCGGATGA
- a CDS encoding C2H2-type zinc finger protein, producing MEANEKIKGIVGEVSLERNKGKFNSFSITVGLTLKKGGLTYAQGERLITKMRKELLGKEVEISEISHLCPVCEKGFKTMLGMRQHVRMVHNKDKPKEKRIATKTKIPPKKKKKTKENSS from the coding sequence TTGGAGGCCAACGAGAAGATCAAGGGGATCGTGGGAGAGGTCAGCCTAGAGAGAAACAAAGGCAAGTTTAACTCCTTCAGCATTACCGTGGGGCTTACTTTGAAGAAAGGTGGGCTCACATACGCTCAAGGCGAGCGGCTTATCACCAAGATGCGGAAGGAACTCCTTGGGAAGGAAGTGGAGATCTCTGAGATCAGTCATCTCTGCCCTGTCTGCGAGAAAGGGTTTAAAACCATGCTGGGAATGAGGCAGCACGTTCGTATGGTCCACAATAAAGATAAACCGAAGGAAAAAAGGATAGCAACTAAAACGAAGATACCCCCTAAAAAGAAGAAAAAGACCAAGGAAAATTCTAGCTGA
- a CDS encoding uroporphyrinogen decarboxylase family protein, with translation MIVMESDRYERIMVTMRLGVPDRVPWALWGHFPAVPFLKYYSWEKANRDGEESARAHLALLRSLDYKMDLLKVTPFYRFMACQWGSKFRWEDNNESPPTIDVIVKTSSDWEKLWVLDPRKELRESLRCVEILSKELYGMPFIYTIPSPIVQALHGVSNPERVYKDMVENPDALREGLETITQTTIDFAKEVIAEGATGVFFGIGGGGKFWSRMTREQLEEYALGYDKMVLEAISDAPVKLLHICSAGGEDPQRNGGYMEEGWFKNYPVDAINWDNALFTPVERAKEIYGGKFCIVGGIDRKKTLFEGTPHQVEVAVKDAIDRAGRGGGFIVGPGCTLNASTPVENYNAVARAVEKYGKYKS, from the coding sequence ATGATTGTTATGGAGTCTGATAGGTATGAGCGAATCATGGTAACGATGCGTCTAGGGGTCCCGGACAGGGTTCCCTGGGCCCTCTGGGGCCACTTTCCAGCTGTCCCCTTTCTCAAGTACTACAGCTGGGAGAAGGCGAACAGGGACGGCGAGGAGTCCGCTCGGGCCCACCTAGCCCTCCTAAGATCCCTGGATTACAAGATGGACCTTCTCAAGGTTACCCCGTTCTACAGGTTCATGGCCTGTCAATGGGGCTCCAAGTTCCGTTGGGAGGACAACAACGAGTCACCTCCAACGATTGACGTCATTGTAAAAACCTCTAGTGACTGGGAGAAGCTCTGGGTACTGGATCCCCGGAAGGAGCTCCGGGAATCCCTAAGATGCGTAGAGATCCTCTCCAAGGAGCTGTATGGGATGCCCTTCATCTACACCATTCCCAGCCCCATCGTCCAAGCCCTCCACGGCGTTTCGAATCCCGAGAGGGTCTATAAGGACATGGTGGAGAACCCAGACGCCCTCAGGGAGGGGCTGGAGACCATAACCCAGACCACTATAGACTTCGCGAAGGAGGTGATTGCCGAGGGGGCTACAGGGGTCTTCTTCGGAATCGGCGGCGGGGGTAAGTTCTGGTCCCGTATGACTCGCGAGCAACTCGAGGAGTACGCCTTAGGATACGATAAGATGGTACTGGAAGCTATCAGCGATGCCCCTGTAAAGCTCCTCCATATCTGCAGCGCGGGAGGTGAGGACCCCCAGAGGAACGGGGGCTACATGGAGGAGGGCTGGTTCAAGAACTACCCGGTGGACGCCATCAACTGGGACAACGCCCTTTTTACACCTGTAGAGAGGGCAAAGGAGATCTACGGGGGCAAATTCTGCATCGTTGGGGGAATCGACAGGAAGAAAACTCTCTTTGAGGGAACCCCTCATCAAGTGGAGGTAGCGGTTAAGGACGCCATTGACAGGGCTGGTAGGGGTGGAGGCTTCATTGTGGGTCCTGGATGTACCCTGAACGCGTCTACGCCTGTAGAGAACTATAATGCCGTGGCTCGGGCCGTAGAAAAGTACGGTAAATACAAGAGTTAA
- the asd gene encoding aspartate-semialdehyde dehydrogenase, translating to MTIKRACILGATGAAGQNIVESLTDHPWFKIDALAASSRSAGKRYGDAIKEAVFFEKTPGDKVRNMTVLNVDEIDPLNYDLAFTALPSGVAKGLEAKFAAHIPVFSTASAYRYEDDVPVLIPDVNPKHIALIDVQRRNRGWKGYIVPGPNCTTVGLVATLKPIMDAFGVKRVRMISMQSLSGAGEKGLRIDSPYRAKVEMNVYPYIEGEEEKVVRETNKILGSIADGKIVNAGIDIHATCTRVYVDKVHTEVVDVETEKPATLDQIKAVLVMYESEPQRLGLPSTPERSILVFDEKDMPQPRLHREQGYMVTQVGRLQENPVLVNGFTYIVTSDNLEKGAGAGVVNTAEFLKVKGYL from the coding sequence ATGACAATAAAACGGGCATGCATCCTGGGTGCAACCGGAGCTGCAGGTCAGAACATCGTAGAATCCCTTACCGACCACCCTTGGTTCAAGATAGATGCCCTGGCAGCGTCCAGCAGGTCCGCTGGAAAGAGATACGGAGACGCTATAAAGGAAGCCGTTTTCTTTGAGAAGACACCGGGAGACAAAGTCCGCAACATGACGGTTCTGAACGTGGATGAGATCGATCCTCTGAATTATGACCTAGCTTTTACTGCCCTCCCCTCGGGGGTTGCGAAAGGACTCGAAGCAAAATTCGCTGCACACATCCCGGTGTTTAGCACAGCCTCGGCCTATAGGTATGAGGACGATGTCCCGGTGCTGATTCCTGATGTCAACCCCAAACACATAGCTCTTATCGACGTGCAGCGCCGGAACCGGGGGTGGAAGGGGTACATTGTTCCAGGACCGAACTGCACGACGGTGGGACTTGTCGCGACCCTGAAGCCCATCATGGACGCCTTCGGGGTGAAGAGAGTGAGGATGATCTCTATGCAGAGCCTTTCTGGGGCAGGGGAGAAGGGCCTCAGGATTGACTCCCCCTATCGGGCAAAGGTAGAGATGAACGTATACCCCTATATTGAGGGGGAGGAGGAAAAAGTTGTCAGGGAGACTAACAAGATCTTGGGGAGCATCGCAGATGGAAAGATCGTCAACGCTGGGATTGATATCCACGCTACATGTACTAGGGTCTACGTCGACAAGGTCCATACTGAGGTGGTAGACGTCGAGACGGAGAAGCCTGCAACCCTAGATCAAATTAAGGCGGTACTTGTGATGTACGAGTCAGAGCCACAGAGGCTTGGGCTTCCATCAACCCCAGAGAGGTCCATCCTAGTTTTCGACGAGAAGGACATGCCCCAGCCTAGGCTCCATAGAGAGCAGGGTTATATGGTGACTCAGGTTGGAAGGCTGCAAGAGAATCCCGTTTTAGTGAACGGTTTCACATATATTGTAACTAGTGATAACCTAGAGAAAGGAGCTGGGGCGGGAGTCGTTAACACAGCCGAGTTCCTTAAGGTCAAAGGATATCTCTAG